ACTCCCCTTGTGATTCCCACTGACACTGGTGAGGTGGTCTCATTACTGGTGGGTAATGGTGAAAGTCCTGACTCTCCAGTACTCCTCCTCTGATACTACTGTCAGGACCCTTAGCACATTCGTTATGTTATTTTGAATCCCCAGTCTGATAATTCCAGAATCTCTACCATATCTGAGTCTCGTTCTGACGCTTGCTTTGTTTCTTCagacgttttttttttttttccttttagcatgttttgtaattctttttcttgaaagCTGGACGTGTTGTATTGGGTTAAAAACTGAGGTAGATAGACCTTTAATGTGAGGTTTTAAGTTTATCAAGTTAGACCTTAACCTATATTTACTTCTTGTTACAGCTGTGTTGTCAGAGACTAAAATTTCTCAAGTGTCCTAGTTTTTGTCTTGcccattttctttgtgttttcctggAAACTCTTCAGATAGGATCTGAGGCTTGAGATTCTTTTAGCTGTGATCCTCTGTTGTTTTTTACAGGAGCCCTATTGATGTGATGACTTTCAATTGGAAAATTTAGCCCTCTAATACAATTCTTCATGTGTTGTAGTGTAAATCTACcatctttgtgtgttttttttcctaattgctccctttgtttttgttttcttctttcattttttatttttatttttatttttttgattttttgaattGTAATAGTATCACTTTGATTCCTCTATCCCATTTCTAGGGAGAGAGTTCTCCTAAAGTGTTTCATATTTCTGCATATGTTGTGAGCATGGCACTGCCTGCCCTTCGTTCCTGACCATCTCttcaaggatgtttgtatagTGGATGACCTTGGATGATACAGTGTTTCCCTCTAGAGCAAGGGAAACGCATCCTTACTGCCGGTTACGAAGGATTTGGATTCCCTAAGATCAGATTGCCTCTCCTGTAATGCAGTCCACGGTGTCTTCAGGTGTTATCTAGCCATCTTCACATTGCCCTGTGTAAATTGGGACTCAGGAAACAGGCACCAAAATGCTGACATTTTGGGTACTGCTATTGCTGTCAGTAATAAACCTCTTTATCTCTCACCCCACAGAGTTTGGTCTTTACCAGCTCTCATGATACCATGGCAGGCTGAGCTCCTAACTTGCAAGTAGAGTAAAATCGCAGCCCCCTTACAGTTCTGACACCCTTCAGTCCTTCCTCTTCCTTAGTACGTCTTTGTACATTACAGATTCCACAGTTCactattagaatttttatttaaatggtcttatgtcttttaaagtagttaaaaagaaaaaggagaggaatatatgttttatatgtaatgacatatttaccatttctccCTTACTTCCTTTTTGAAGATCATAGTTACTATGTGGCATCATGACCCTTTATCCTGAAGAACGTTTTTCAGGTTGAGTGAAAGTATTTTGACAGCacattctctcagtttttgttctgcagaaatgtctttttaaagcatttttgaaGTGTACTTGGCAGCATATAGAATTCTGGCTTagtttccctctcctccccccagcaCCTTAAATATGTCATTACATTGTCTTTAGGCCTTTCATGGGTCTAATGAGAAGTTAGTCCTGCATTTATTGTTCTTTCTCTacatgtattttgttatttttctttactggtttttttttttttcagtgtttgtttttattcagctTGGGATTTCTTGAGATTTGGGACTCTGTAAATTGATATCTTTCACTAATTTGGGAAACTTTTTAGCCATCATTTCATCAGGTAACTTCCTgttccattctctctcctttcctctatGACTCCAGATAAACTTGTATTATATACCACTTAATACTTACCCTCaggtctctgagcctctgttcctttttcttcattctttttctcttccttcttcagaTTTAGTCAGTTCTGTCTCCAACTCCAGTAACTCTATGCTGTTTCCATTCTGCTGTTAAGCCCAcatagtgaatttttcatttcaggtttagaattttcatttggttcttttttatagtaACTGTTTCCTTGCTGAATTCCAAATTTGTCCATTCATTATTCATATATCATCTTTTAAGTTCTTGAACATGTTTATAATAACTGCTTTCGAGGTCTCATCTGTTGATTGCGTCATCTTAATCCTTCTCTGTTGGTTTCTGttgactactttttttttgagtatggacactttttcttgtttctttttatgtctaATGAATTTTGATTGGATAGTGAACATTATGACAAATGCATTGTAAAggctctggattttttttttcttttcttttgaagggTCAGTTTTGTTCTAGAAGGCAGTTAAGTTTGGCTGGATTCAAACTTCACCACTCACCTTTGGTGGGCTGTACCTGAAATTCCCGCCCAGCCTTTAGCTGCtgggtgtttttgtttgcttgttgttgcCAGAACTTTGTTTACTCCTCCTGGGGTTGCATAATTTCGTGGTGAGCCATGTTTTGTGGCAGATTTTGTCTGCAAATTTGAGGGCTTATGTCCTCTGTTGCCTTTTCCCCAGGATTTCCCCCCTAACTTTCTGATTAGCCTACCAGCCTGAACTCTGTCTTTGCCATCTCAAGCAAGTAAATGTGCTTTTCCTTGCAACTCCCACTAGGCAAAATGCTGTAAATTAGCAAATCTCACTCATTGCACTTTGTCTTTTAACAGTAAACTTCGCTCTAGCTGGCTTTAAGTTCTTCTCCAGAGATTCAGATATTaggtttaaataatattttctcagatttcataaTTGGTCAGGAGAGTTAAAGCTAACCAATTCTCTGCCATTCCTCCACTTCCTTTTTATAATAATCTTTGAAAAACATGCTTCTAAGTCGTAAGTAGGACAGTCCAAAGCTGAGTAATACACCTTTTATTCAGTAAGTAGGAAGTATCATCCAGAAATGCTTTACTTGTGCTTGAAAGTTGAgggaaattcctttttttctttttaaagaatggacATACATAAATCTGTGAGAAGCTTATAttctagaaataaatgcttaaaagaaacaaattaccaATAAAATACCACTATAAACTTTTTTGGGTATATATTTTGACCacttttctattataattttaGGATGCCTTTTTGAAAATCATTCGAAATGAGGGCATTAAATCCTTGTGGAGTGGCCTTCCTCCCACCTTGTAAgttgaaatttaatatttttcttactaaatggtggtggtggttttgttttgccttaTAATCAGCTTGTTTGGACAAAATCatgcatttttaatattagaactttttcatttcctAGAACATTGTTTTGTGAATCTCTCAACTACCCACACATTTGATGACTTGCTGGAAGGACTCACAGGACCTAAAGAAGGTTATACTCACGTCTGTGGTTTATTACAGCAGGAGGACACAGAGCAGAATCAGTAGGGGGAAAGGCACAACAGTTGAGCAGGCGTAGGCATCCTGAGATCCAGAGTTCACCCTCACGACATCGCAGAGCATGCGCTTGTTCTCCGAGCACTGAACTGCAGCAGGACGCGCCGTGTCCCCCTTTCAGAGCACTGGAATCTCAGAGTCCAGGGCTTATATTGGGGGTTGATGACGTTGGTGCAGTGTTTATGACCAGCTGTGATCACCAAAACTCCAAACCCCcaaaagaaaagcagatgtttACCAAAAATCACATTTGAACAAATCAACCTAGACAAGTTGTTTTAAGGCTCCAGACATATAGATAAACCTTATTATAGGGAATATTCCAAGGGCTAAACTCCTTAGAGATGACCAGAGGTCAAGCATGCAAATAGGCCCTCTTGAAGATATAGAAGATTTGAGCAACCAGGCCTGCTGTGTTAAGTCTTTAATGCAcgagcatattttttttttcatgttcagaaattaagaatttgatgtccatttgactttttattttactaaaataatttactaaaataaGGTATAATGATACGTATACCTCCcagataattttaattttctactaACTAGCTATTATGTATGAATTAATAGAAGCTATTAGGGCTGAATGTAAAAATCCCAAGTAATACGTTGCCTTTCTCTGCCTTGTTTCTTTCTAGTTTATCATTTTATGGAGCAAATTAGTCTGCTTTGAGCACATATTCTAAATAGTGCCTAAGGTTAGTGGCAGATCGAAGAGCAGCAGTCAGTCCTATTCCTAAATTCTCATCATCACACTTCACTGTAGAACATTAGTCATTCCCACATGTGATCTGTCAGTGTCTTTTGGTTAGACCATAAACACAGACTGGTTTCTTGTTGCTTTAGTACTTATGACAAGACAGTACCTGCAACTTTGTGTTTAATTAATAATATCGTcttgatattttcatttgaaagaatATGTTATTGGAATTTCCTCAAAACTCTAGTATTATATGATTCTGATGACATTAATTgcaatttattttcacttataaACAGGTATGATATATGATCCATACTTCAAAAGTATTTTACAATTGTGCTTGTACTTTATACTTCACGTTATGGTAAATGTAGTTGGGAAGGAAGATCTGGGAGACCAGAAACAGACAGAGTAAGTCAAGGAGATTGAGAAGtatcttcatttgtcttttcctaTTTATGACCTGACCAGGTGCTCTGTAACTTGTCTTCTCAACTCGAATGTAAACCTCTGGAGAGCAGAAAcctattttacatctttttgaatGCCTACCAAGTTAAACacttgacaatttttaaaataaaagaaaaattgatttcaTGGCTGATTTGCTATGGTTTTCAGCTTATATAAAATAGGAGGAGTTTAGCTTATATTTAATAGTAATTTAAGAATACATTTAAGCCCTTTGATaattttttctaaatctttttgtttgtgtttctaaCAGAGTGATGGCTGTTCCTGCCACAGTTATTTATTTTACCTGCTATGATCAATTAACAGCTCTTCTGAGATCTAAATtaggagaaaatgaaagctgCATACCAATTGTTGCTGGAATTATGGCCAGATGTGAGTAATAAGTTTACTATATTTCCACTTTGATTTGTTTAaagcttctttttaaatcttgacattcataaagaatttatttaaaatatagagtaTTGGTGAAGATATATTTTGCACTGTACTTTGTACTAATTTGTTAATACTCTAGAAGTCATATCATATGATGATTGCCATCAGAATGAGATGGTATCAGCCTATGCCTGTCAAATCTTGGACAGAGATTTTAAATTTGAGGTAGTAGACTTCATATTCTAGATTTTAGGATGACATCCGATTGATGTCAAATTGATGCCAAAGTCTTTAATAATTTTCCTTAGAGACTTTGAGATGCAGAGTTGAATCAGCAGCAGATTTGCCTCTGTACAATAGGACATTCTTCTTTGTGCAGTGGAAGTGAGGTTTGTAGTAGTCCTAGTTGGTGTATAATATTCCTGGAACTGCTTCTGAAAGAGTTAAAACCTAAAAGAGTAGAGtatgtgaaataattttattaaggaaaaaaaatctatgccaATACGTTGGCATCATTAGATTCTTGATTTTAAGATTTGCAGAcatttcagaataaaagtttaaaatataaaatgcatgaaatattcatttttgcatgtgtgttttcATCGTAcatgactttgtttttgttttcttatatttgctTGTTTGTATAGTTGGTGCAGTAACTGTAATAAGTCCTCTAGAATTGATTAGAACCAAGATGCAGTCTAAGAAGTTTTCTTCTGAGGAACTGCATCAATTTGTCAGGAAGAAAGTTTCTGAAGACGGTTGGACTTCCCTCTGGAGGGGCTGGGCTCCTACTGTTCTTAGAGATGTCCCATTCTCAGGTAGGATTTATCTTACTAATATCTGCTTATATATCACTTTTAAATCAGCTAAATGTTAAACCCTTTAAAGCTATTGGTAAGTTATCTTCTTTAATGACCACACACTCCTAGTTTAGTGTTGGGCTCTCAGATATTGTTTAGTCTTTATTGATTGAATAGTTTCTAATTCAAGCCCAGTTTtctctgtgtttaatttctttttaaacattaattggTGTGTGTATTCATATTTAGATAATTCAAACtacctttaaaattattctaaataggTTATAATTAGTAAAATAACTAAAGTACTACAAATCAAGATATTATACGTTTAAGACCACCTGTGAATTATATTGACTCCtacttttttcaattaaagataaaaatctccTCCATTAAATGAGTGTCCtgtacatagaaaacaaacttgtggttaccaaagggaaaatggGTAGGAGaatgataaattaggagtttgggattaacagataacacaatagattaaaaacaaggacctactatatagcacagggaactatattcactatcttgtaatagcctataatggaaaagaatatttaaaatatatattttaatatttaatatatattaatatatttaaaggtatatataaatgtatataatacatatatatataaaaactgagtcattttgctgtacacctgaaactgacacaacatagtaaatcaactatacttcaattaaaaaaaaatgagtgaccTATAAAGCACTATAAATCAAATAGGAAATTGTGCTAATCACTGAAttatgaaaagggagaaaatcatgaaaaagaaatgcaaaactaaCAAATAACTTGTATAACGTGCATACTTCAATAGTATTTCTCTTGTAAATctcagaattttccatttaaaacctggaagaaataattattaagaaCCTTtgtattcctctttctttttccctttgagtTATTCCTTTTCTTGGACTCTCATTCACatctcttttatcttttccttcccattagtatttttctttaaccttTTGTGTTCAGTTATGCTGTTAGAAACATCATGGATTCCTaaactaattcttttttaaaaaattgtacttaTATATTTGATATCTAAAAAGTAACATAGATGTAAATTATGAAATGTACTAATAAAATGAACATCTGTGAAGTTAccacttcaatatatgaattacAGTATTGCAGTTTTTAAAGTCATGAAACCACGTATATCCATCTCCGTTGTCACATCCCCAGTGGTGATCACtacttaatttttatcatttatgaGTCTAAGCAGAAAGCAAGGTGTGAAGGCTAGAATCTGTCCTCCTTTAATATATAACctcagatattttctttaaagtttatatttcatTCCTaaatatgtgttcattttattctctgtttttatagCAATGTACTGGTATAACTatgaagttttaaagaaatggttGTGTGCAAAATCTGGTTTACATGAACCAACATTTATGATCAACTTTACTTCAGGGGCACTATCTGGTTCTGTAAGTTTATTCTTTTGTCATTAATATTCCAGAATAATGATAGTTGTCTTactaaaaaagaacagaatattatGAAGCATTTCATATCTATTGATACTGCACTTTGGGGCTgcactgctttaaaaattttctaattatttaatgtCCTATTTTGACAAATTATTAGTCATTAAAGTAATTTAAGATGCTTTTATATCTGTTTATtacattacaaatatatttttatgaaaaactttTTGATTTGTTAGATCATTACAGTTATGATaataatgagttttaaaatagtgCTTTATTATTTACAATGTCCCCTTTGGCAGTTTGGTCATTAAATGCCAGTAGATCTGGTTAGGTAATATTTCATAGAATGTCATCACATATGTATATTCAGATTAATAGAAGTAATTTCATCCTCTACTGCtaattcctgtttctttgtgaACATTTTGACTGAGtacttcttaaaataatttaaataaaaattataatcagaaGGGAGGAATTTCAAATGACCATCTTTGGGTAGTAGAGAGTTCACCATTTCCCAACCTTCCACATATGAAAAGTCATGTAGTGGACTTCCTTGTGCAAATTCATATCATCATGATCTTGGCTACAAAGAGTTTTCTTATACCCACATACCTACAAAATGAATTTGTGATGATATAGTTGAGGAGCTGACATTGGAACCAAATGAAACAAGAATGAAGGAGCATAGTGAAGAAAAATATTGGAGTAACTACATCAGAAAACCTAGGCTAAAGAAGCCACTGTAATTGAGTTCAAAACTCATATGTGAATGTTCCCTGGTCTGAGATCTGTCAGATTAAGTTTAGTGGGGTATAACCTATTGAGGCAAAAGAGCAGTTCTTTTTAGCAATGTAAGTCGTTACAATACCAGCAAAATCTTTTCATTATCTCTTACTTGTGaggtgatttaaaataatttaattgtatttcaCTTATATCTTAATCCAGCATGGATGAAGAAAGACAAGTACTACTTGTATTTAGAGATTCATAACAGTTAGAAGTAGAGAATCAATTCTGTACTTCATGCTTAATGTCTAAAAAAAAGTGATCAGTGGCTACCGGATGTTATACCAGCTTTCTAGTAATATGAATGAACATTCTCTATTTTACTACTTCTGTCTAACATAGAAAGtttattgaaatgtttttaatgatCTAGAAAATATTGCTGCCTTTTgactgttttcaaataaaaaattgtcTATGCAACAGAAAAAGCACATCAGTGGGAGTGTCCAGGTTTTCTATCAGAAAACAGAGTAGCTTAAACCGTATCATTTTAGGTGTCAGGCTTATACAGCATTGTTGCCACCTTTCATACTGTCAGACCCGTCAATCTGCGGGTTCtccatctgcagattcaaccaattTTTTCCCTGGTTGTTGAATTCATGGATATGGAACCTGCAGATAAGGAGGGCCAACTACTATACTGTGCCTTTTTATATAAGGGGCTTAAGCATCTGTGAATGTCGGTATCTgtaggggtcctggaaccaatacccCTAGGTATTAAGGGACAACTGTACGTGTTAGATTGTGGAGATGGAGAAATGATCATTGATTCTATCTTACCTGAGATCTTTGAAACTGATTTCATTTCAAGACTTTAAGTCAACAtagtcagaaataaaataataaggggTATTTTATGAGCATATTGGCCAAATGTGAGTTGGGAAGCAAAAAATAGAGACCAGGATTTAATTTGCATGACTCATATCAAATATTAAGAGACATTCTGAAGGGAGTTTATTCTTTCAAGAAACCTTCCTTGCTTAATTAGGGAATTATGTAAATAACTGTTAAATTGATTCATTTTGAGATAAGTTTTCAAAAATGTGATTTGTCAGCTATTATAACTACCTTTGATAAATATGTTGAAACCCATAAAGAAAAGGTATATAGAACTGAAAGTGCAAagtccattttatttaaatttaattttttaattctacttATTTTTGAACCATTTGTTGGAACAATTTAAATGCTTACTAGATACTTGagaatttctgctttaaaatatgtattataccTTCATATGTCATAAAGGAATGATAGAATACACAGGAGCTTCAGAAATTGTGAATACTGGTTTTGAAGTCAGAGGTTTGAATGGAATTCTGAGTCTTACCATCAGTAgttgtgtgacctcaggaaaaCAGGAGAACGTTTCTGAGACTATTCATTTCCTCCTGAATTTGCAAAGGACTACATAAGACAtacctgttttctttaaaaaaaaaaaaaaaaaaaaaagaagaagcttctctttaaatacattttcaatttcaCTTTAGTTATGGTTTTTATTACTGTACTTAAGTAATGTGGTAattagaagaatataaaaatattttaggaaaaaattttaaatggatttaaattaatcaatttaacttttttattagTTTGCAGCTGTTGTAACTTTGCCATTTGATGTGGTAAAAACACAAAAGCAGACACAACTCTGGATATATGAAAGTCGTAAAAGTAAGTTTaactaatttaaaacatttttaagatgccatgaaaatttttgtttttctttccagataaCTAAGTTAGGAATATCTAAAATAGgttaaaacaagatttttttcctttattgcctTACTCTTTACTCTAATGAATACACTTTTAGAATGGAATACTCAGAAAAAAACACTCTAAACCTAAGCCAAAAATTTAAGAATCTTAAAGTCTACGTATTTTGCCTGGCATCAGTTAAGTCTCATACCTGCTGTATAGAAGATAAAATTATGTAAGTATTCTTTAAGATAAATCTAGGCAAATTAGGGTGAAGGACAGGAAATTACTGGGAGACCTTTCTCACTTGGTGTGTTTTGTTTCATTAGTATGcatatacattttcttctttttttttctgtttattttttagcttCCCTTCTTTTGACGTGTTTTTTTCTGCCTATTATCCCATCTAGTTTTAATTCGTTATAACCCGTAATTTCTTCTAGAACGAAAGTGTACTCCTAGTTGCTCCTACTAGATCCTCTCTGTCTTTATCATCATAGAAAGGGTAGTAAACCCATTGGAAGTGGGGCTTCAATTGTACCTGAAAAATACAGTTGTTAGGATTTGAAAAATTTGGATGGTTAGTGAGtgagtgtttattttattgttgtctATGCCTGAAATATTTAATCCAAGCAATGTTTTCTTACAGTGTATGAAGTTGCTTATCACCTGTAGGAATAGCTCTTTGATGCTGGACCTTTAGTCAGGCTCGAGGTTCTTAAAGCTCTGCCATTGCTCACCTTCAGTTGATAAtgctttctgttcattttcttttacattaattTCACCCTGCTATTAAAATAGAGACCAGTATATGGCTTGAGCTCTATAAGATTAGAAATACCCAGCTACTGGGCCTCCTTTATTTCACcagttattttctaaatttaaatgaaataatttaaacatgaAGTATAAGTTACCAACTTGTGGTATAAAGTTTTTGTCATTGACTTTCTTTAGAAAGTTAAATTTCACTCTAAATACTTCGGTCttggttttaaaatgtgtcttctcTGCTGGGTTGCTGTAATTGTTATATTCATACTTACACTATTTATATTGATAGTATAGCTTCTTAAATAAATCACAAGGCCTCATGGAACTTTATAGTAGTCAGAGAGTCTGGTATTTTATACAAAAGAAATCTGAGATGATGAGGTTCTCTCCATTAAGTAGCAAATTCTAAAAagctacttaaaatttttttttatttaaaaatttttttgttttgttttctggggggTGGGAAtttgttaggtttatttatttatttttaaaggaggtactggagattgaactcaggacccatGCACtttatcacttgagctataccctctccccctaaaaaaagccacttttgaaatacatctttctttaatctttccctttttccctaGTTATGCTTAATAATACATACTCTAATCTTTCTTAATGACTCAAGAGTTATCATCATTGTACACATTCACTACTGTAGAGTTTCATGAATGCAGCTCTCAGAAGCTAGTGAGAATAACATAGGAGTGTTTGCCCATTATGCACTGGTCTCAAACCGAGACTCTGAAATCTTCAGCATGTCAGCTGTCACAGTGTTCACATGGCAGTATGCCTGCTTCttagcagactttttttttcacttattgcATCTAGTAGACTATAGACTAAGCCAGCTGCTTAGAATCATTGTGTAAAAGAAGGTAAGCGAACTCTGTGTATGAACAGCTCATCCATGATCTTTATGTTTGAACTTCAGTGACATCcacttttgctatttttaaatatatatatgttagtttcttattttcagaTATATTTCAGATATCTGAGTAGTTGCAAATAATTGAGATGTTACTATTAAAGGATAAATCTGCCCTTTGGAGGAGAAAGGACTTACCTATTTCGAGATTGGCACATCTATTCATAAAGGTTATGATAAAGTAGGACCTCACTAGGGAGAATGAGCTATTTTCCTCAGAaactctttttggaaaaaaaatttttttaaatgtgtgcaatgaaaatttaatgaaaaatggtTATCAGGGCTTTACTTTGGCTTTGGGAACCCCATGAAGATTCctacacatcttttaaaattttcattatgaaagatttttaagatgtggagaaaagtatAAAGGATAGACACCACTATGCTTAAGAAACAAACTATCAATTCAGGAGAAGCCTTTTGTATGTTCCTCCTTGATTGAATCTGGACCTGTGTACCTTTAAACATAcagctttttctaatttttctttctaatgactccaactattaaaaataagatttaaaaacagcTCTTTATGTAAAGAGATCTTTTCTTATTACAATGAAATGATATACCCCAAAGGCCATAAAcactattttatgtgtattatctGGGTTAGAAATTAAGTGGTGATTTATAAAACAGTGTTCCTTTATTTTGGCATTTAGTTTCTATGCCTTTGCAAATGTCAACCTGGACTATAATGAAGAACATTGTTGCTAAGAATGGATTTTCTGGATTATTTACAGGTAAAAATATTGCCTTTATCAAACGGTTGactaaaatgtttacttttattttaaatctaccACCTGTCTAAATTACCTTTCAGCAGGAAACTACTGAAAACATTCCACATTTactatttcttcttaaatatctctgctgtaagtttaaaaatgtaacataaCAATATATTTACTATTCATAAGatatttctatataaagtaaCATGAAATTAAAGTGAGGACGTGGGGAGTGAGTAGTTTGGCTTGTTCTTTGACTCCAGTTTATGGGACAGTATTTGATCACTTAATTTGATAACTATTAGAATGAAaccaaataaattacatttttaaaaataaggtaaaatttgTTCTGATTTTGTTTCTATTCTCTTTTCAGGCCTAATTCCTCGTTTAATTAAAATTGCTCCTGCTTGTGCTATTATGATCAGTACATATGAATTTGGAAAGGCttttttccagaaacaaaatGCTCGGAGACAGCAATACTAGTGATGTTGTTTCAACCTGAAGTAAAACTATGACCAAATTATAAGATGGAGACTCTTAGGCAAGAGCTTTTTCACCATTATCTTACAGtgattttatatctttatctGTAATTTAAATGAATAGTAAATTTCTACTTTGACTTTAAATCataatcctaattttaaaataaattttgttatcCTAATTTCTGAGCTATTGAAAAAGATATTCCAGAATCACAACCATTGAGCATTcttgtaaaaagaaaagttattccT
The Camelus ferus isolate YT-003-E chromosome 7, BCGSAC_Cfer_1.0, whole genome shotgun sequence genome window above contains:
- the SLC25A40 gene encoding solute carrier family 25 member 40, which gives rise to MDPEAEGPPVIKVTPLQQMLASCTGAILTSLMVTPFDVVKIRLQAQNNPFSKGKCFLYSNGLMDHLCVCEEEGNKVWYKKPGRFKGTLDAFLKIIRNEGIKSLWSGLPPTLVMAVPATVIYFTCYDQLTALLRSKLGENESCIPIVAGIMARFGAVTVISPLELIRTKMQSKKFSSEELHQFVRKKVSEDGWTSLWRGWAPTVLRDVPFSAMYWYNYEVLKKWLCAKSGLHEPTFMINFTSGALSGSFAAVVTLPFDVVKTQKQTQLWIYESRKISMPLQMSTWTIMKNIVAKNGFSGLFTGLIPRLIKIAPACAIMISTYEFGKAFFQKQNARRQQY